In Haliscomenobacter hydrossis DSM 1100, the DNA window TTTCGGCGCCTTGTTGGTAGGTGGGCCCGAAGAAATTGCCGAGCGGATCCTGCGGCACAGCGAGGCCTTGGGAGGCATTTCGCGTTTGACGTTTCAAATGGACAACGCCGCATTGCCACAATCCAAATTGCTGAAATCAATTGAGTTGATTGGAGAGAAAATTATTCCGCTGGTGAATGGATAAAAAGAGACCTAGTGCACGAACATCAGGGTGATTACAAAAGTGGTTCCTTCCCCTTCTATTGTCTCCACGCTTAGTGTTCCACCGTGTCCTTTACTGATAATGTCATACGCCAAACTCAATCCCAAACCCGTGCCTTGCCCCGTCGGCTTCGTCGTAAAAAACGGCTGAAAGATTTTGTCTTTGATGGCTTCGGGAATGCCGCTGCCGTTGTCCTTTACCTTAATCAGGATTTGACGATCAATTTTTTGGGTAGAAACGGTGATAGTTGGTTGGTACATAGTGTCGGCGTGACTCGAAGTCACACCGACACTCGCCCGCTGTTGCACCGTGCTTCGGCTTCGCTCAGCAACCGCATAAAACGCGTTATTGATCAAATTCAACAGCACCCGCCCGATGTCTTGCGGAATGACGGAAACCAGCGGCAAATTTGGATCAAAGTGTGCGTTTCCAAAGTAGCGTTAAAGGTACTGTCTTTAGCGCGCAGGCCATGGTAAGACAAGCGCAGATATTCATCGGCGAGGGCGTTGAGGTCGGTCGGTTCTTTTACCCCTGTGTTCGTCCGCGAGTGTTCAAGCATACCTTTGACAATGGAGGAGGCGCGTTGGCCGTGGTGGTTGATTTTTTGCTGGTTTGATGCCAAATCATTGGCCAAATCGATGATGAGGGCTTTATCTGATTCGGGTTTTTCTACTTCTTCTTTGAGTTCCTGCGCGAGTTCCGCGCTGAGTTCGGAGAAGTTATTGACAAAATTCAGCGGGTTTTGAATTTCGTGGGCAATGCCCGCGGTGAGTTCACCGAGAGAGGCGAGTTTTTCGGATTGAATGAGTTGGGCTTGAGTGGATTTGAGGGTTGTGAGGGTTTGTTCCAGAATGATTTTTTGTGCATTGATTTCTTCTTTTTGATTTTGTAATAATGTATTCGCTTTTTGTTTGCTGCGATTATTCAGAAATAGCATCAAAGCGACCAATAAAAAGATGCCTAATGCAGAGATTAAAGTATACATCCTAAATCTGTTCTTCGATTCTGTTCTTAGTTTTTCTTGTTGAAATTGTTGTGCTTCTATTTTACGTTGAAGCTGGTTTTGGGTATTCTGTTGTTCCAGATTTCGGCGTTTGTATTCATTTTCTGCATTTTTTTGCCTTAGTTTTTGGGTTTCTGAGAGGAGCATTAATTCAGCTTTCAGGCTATTGGCTTTCAAATTGGCTACTTCTTCCGCTTGTTTCGCTTTTGCCAATGCTTCTTTTTCATCAAAGTCAAATTGCATTTGAAACGCCGTTAATTTTTTGGTGTTTTCTTCATTAAAAAAACTATCTCGATAAATAATGTATTGATGATAATGGGTGAATGCGTCTTTCCAGTTGCCCATTTTGCTGTTCACGCTCGAAATATATAAATAACCATCTCGCTTTTCTTCTAAATAGCCATCTGTTTCTTCCAGGTACTTCAATCCCTGCCTCAATAGTGAATCAGCCAAGTGAATTTTGTTTAACTTCAGGTAGGTATTGCCAATTTCAATAAGTAAGCTATTGGCAACTGCTTTATTGTTGATGCTATTGTATGATCTTTGTGCCAAGAGGTAATGATTCAGTGCATCAGTATAGCTACCTTCAGCAGCTTCGGTGCCTTTTTCTTTATTTATTGCATCCCCTTTTTTTAGGTAAATGTTTGCTAAACTGAGGTAGGCAAAGGGCAATCCCCAACGGGGTAATTTAAGGTCTGGGCGTTTAAATAGTTCCAAACCTTTAAACGTATTTTTAAAAGCTAAATCAAAATTTCCTAGCCTTAAGTAGATGTCTCCAATGTTAATAAAGGACTGTGCGATGCCCCATTTTTCATCAATCTCTTCCCGTACTTTCAGGGAGAGTTGGTAGTTTTGCAGTGCTTCGGGATAATTCTTTTGATTTGCGTTTATAAATCCGATGTTGTTGTATGCTTGTGCAATTTCCGCTTTGTCATTTAATGCCTCAAACTGCTTTAAAGAGATAAAGTTAAGTTTTAATGCTTCAGCAGAATTTCCTATTTTGTCAGCATAGACTATTGCCAGGTTCCTCGAAAATAAAGCTGCATTTCGGCGATCTTTGATTTTTATGCTTAGTTGTAGTCCAGCTGAAAGGTACTTGATGTATTCTGACTGATTGGATTGGGTATAATATATGTTCCCAACGTTCCAATATCCTCTTATTCGGCCTTTGTTGAAGCCTATTTTTTCGGAAAGCGCCAGGGCTTCTTTGGCGTATTGCAAAGCTTTTTTGCCGTCATTTTTTTTACTATAATAGATTCTAATTTCATTTAACGTATTGATCTTGTTCGTATCTTCTTTTTGAGTGATTAATACTTTTTGCAAGGAATCCAGTGTATGACTTTGGCTGTACACATTCACGGTAATCAGGACAAATAACAACTTGAGAAAAATTATTTTCTTCATGTTCCTAAATTGGAAATTTTATCAAAAATTCAGTGCTTTGGCTTTGAGCTGACTCCACTTCCAGCGTCCCCCCATGCCCCTTCACCACAATATCATAGGAAAGAGAAAGCCCCAAACCCGTGCCCTGCCCGGTCGGTTTGGTGGTAAAAAACGGCTGAAAGATTTTGTCTTTGATGGCTTCGGGGATACCGTTACCATTGTCCTTTACCTTAATCAGGATTTGACGATCAATTTTTTGGGTAGAAACGGTGATAGTTGGTTGGTACATAGTGTCGGCGTGACTCGAAGTCACACCGACACTCGCCCGCTGTTGCACCGTGCTTCGGCTTCGCTCAGCAACCGCATAAAACGCATTGTTAATCAAATTCAACAGCACCCGCCCAATGTCTTGCGGAATTACCGAAACCAGCGGTAAATCTGGATCAAAATGCGTTTCCATCGTCGCGTTAAAGCTGTTGTCCTTCGCGCGCAGGCCGTGATACGCCAAACGCAGGTATTCATCCGCGAGAGCGTTGAGGTCGGTGGGTTCTTTTACCCCTGTGTTCGTCCGCGAGTGTTCAAGCATCCCTTTGACGATGGAGGAGGCGCGTTGACCGTGATGGGCGATCTTTTGTTCGTTGCCTTTGATGTTTTTGGCAATGGTGATGGCGTCGTCCTTGTTGCCCTGTTCAAGCTCCTCGGTCAATTCATCGATCAGCTCGGTGTTTAATTCCGAGAAGTTGTTGACGAAGTTCAAGGGGTTTTGAATCTCGTGGGCGATGCCCGCGGTGAGTTCGCCGAGGGAGGCCAGTTTTTCGGATTGAATGAGTTGGGCCTGGGTGGCTTTGAGGTGTTCCAGGGCCTGTTCAATTTGTGCCTTTTGTTGGTTGACTTCTTCCACCAGTTGGGCCAATTCCACATTTTTGAGCCGAAATATTTCCGATTCTTTTTGCGATTGTGCCACCTGGTGGGTAATCTGCATGTTGAGTATGCGTTGCTGAACGGTTTCGTTGTTCACCTCTTTTTCGAGTTCGGCGTATTTTTCATAATGAAGTAAGGCCAGCGCGAGGTCGCCAGCGTGTTTGTACGTTTTGGATAAATTGTGGTGAATTTTGTACAAAATATCCTTGGCTTGTATTTCTTCGGCCAGGGTCAGCGCTTGCTGGAGGCATTCGAGCGACTGCTGAAGATTGGCCTGGGCAAAAGCACTTCCTTCGTACAAGGCCCCGAGGAAACAATAAATCTCCGCACGACCCTTTTTGTCGCCCACCGCTTCCCGGATCTGTAAACTGCGTTGCAGGTAGTGGAGCGCGTTGGCATAGTCTTGCCATTCCGCGTAGATTCGCCCCGTATTGAACAAGGTGTTGCCCCGACCTTTTTGGTCACCCGTTTTTTCAGTAATGGCCAAACTTTGCAGGCAATGATCCAGCGCTTCCTGGTACTTTCCTTGCTGGAGGTAAATGTTGCCCAGGTTGTCGTAACAACCCGCTACCCCCCATAGGTCGCCAATGGTTTGGCGAAGAACCAAACTTTGTTGATAATAATCCAGCGCTTCCTCAAAACGCCCCATTTCGGCATAAACCCCGCCGATACAGTTCAAGTGATACGATTCGGGCATGATTTCCTGGATGGCTCGGGCAATGGGCAGCCCTTGCAGGGCGTGCTCGAGGGCGTTGTTCAAGTCGCCAAGGTATTTATAGGTAATGCTCAGGTGGTAAAGGCTCAGGGTTTCTTCTTCCTGAAAATTGGCTTCCCGACTCAGGGTAAGTGCCTTGTACAACTCTTCCAGCGAAGCGGCATAGTTGCCAAAACTGCGGTAAATGATGCCGTAATATTCATGAATGACGGCTTGATTGCGGATGTCCTTGAAGGATACAAACAATTGGTAGGCCTGATTCAGTAGCGACAATGCCTCCTGATATTGGGCAATCCGAATATGGCAAAAGCCGAAGGTGCGCAGACCTTCGGCTTTACCTTTTTGGTATTGAATTTTTTCGGAAAGGCGCAGGGCTTCACTGCTCAATTCAAAAGCCTGGGTACTATCGGCCACCCTTAGTTTCCAGGCTTTTTCATTTAAGCCATCGATCGTGGTGATCAGTGTCTGACGCTTTGGTTCCGCTTTTTTTTTTCGCATCATTTTTAAACCATGTAGTACTCCCAGGCAATGCGATCCGGATCTTTAAATGCGACATAATTTTTGCCGAGGGTAGCATCAAATTTCACTCCAGTGTTTTCAACATTCGCCTCGCTAAGGGCTTTGGCAACCCGTTGTAATTCCCCTTCATCGGTACAGCCCAGAGCCAGATGGTCGATCCCTACATTAAATGGACTAAACACTTTGGCTCCTTCTTCTTCGGCGGGGCCGCGTACACCAATGAAGGTACCGCCCGCAACAAAAATGAACAAATTGGGCACTTCCAGCGCAATGGGAAAACCCAGGGTGCCGTGGTAAAATGCTTTGGAACGCTCCAGATCCGTACAACGCAGCGCGATGTGGTGAATTCCGGGAGTTTGGATGTTGATTGGCATATGATTAAAGTTTAGTTGTTTACTTGTAGAATAAGATTTCAGTACTTAAAAGTAGCCTCGGTTGAAGTGCCTGGTTTTGAGCGATTAAAATAAGCAATTTAAACGAGAACGGGAAGAGATAGGATAAATTCAGTTCCTTCATTTTCGGTTGACTGTGCTTTAAGGGTTCCCCCATGCCCTTTGGTCACAATGTCATAGGCCAAACTCAGCCCTAAACCCGTGCCCTGTCCGGTGGGTTTGGTGGTGAAAAACGGCTGGAAGATTTTGTCGCGGATGGCTTCGGGGATGCCGTTGCCGTTGTCCTTCACCTTAATCAGGATTTGATTGTCAATTTTCTGAGTGGAAATGGTGACGGTGGGTTGGTACACAGTGTCGGCGTGACTTGAAGTCACGCCGACACTCGCCCGCTGTTGCACAGTATAAAAAGCATTGTTGATCAAATTCAGCAGCACCCGCCCAATGTCTGGCGGAACGACAGAAACCAAGGGCAAATCAGGATCAAAATGCGTTTCCAGCGTAGCATTGAAACTACTGTCCTTGGCCCGCAGCCCATGATACGCCAGACGGAGGTATTCGTCCGCCAGGGCATTGAGGTCGGTGGGTTCTTTTACGCCGGTACTTGTCCGCGAGTGTTCGAGCATGCCTTTGACGATGGCGGAGGCGCGTTGGCCGTGGTGGTTGATCTTTTCCTGGTTTGATGCCAAATCGTTGGCCAAATCGATGATCAGTGCTTTGTCCAATTCTATTTTTTCAACTTCTTCCTTGAGTTCTTGCGCGAGTTCGGCGCTGAGCTCCGAAAAGTTGTTGACAAAATTCAGCGGGTTTTGAATTTCGTGGGCAATGCCTGCGGTGAGTTCACCCAAAGATGCGAGTTTTTCGGATTGGATGAGTTGGGCTTGGGTGGATTTGAGGGTTTCCAGCGAGCTTTGCAATTGTGTTTTTTGGCTGTCGATCTCTTCTTTCTGTGCCTGCAGTAAGGCGTTGGCACGTTGCTTATGTTGGTTGTTGCGGTACAGAATGAAGGCCAGCAAAAGTGCACCCAACAAGACGCCCAACAAGCTGTACATTTTCACCCGATTTTGATAAGCGATCCGCTTTGTTTCAATTTCCTGTAGAATTTTTTGCTGCCTTTGTTCTTCTTTGAAGGTCAGGTTCTGCACCTCGCGCACTTTTTCGGCACCGGATACACTGTCGCGGGCCGCTACAGATAGGTCGTTGTAGTACAGCGCTTTGGCATAATTGCCCTGCTGTTCGTAGGTTTTGCGCAGCGAATTGGCTGCCGCTTGCATCACCTCAAAGCCCCGAATTTTGCTGGCACCAAGATAGGCCTCTGTCGCGTGATGGATGGCGGAATCTAGGCGATTGACCTGGGCATAATATTTGGCCAAACTTAATTTACTTTCGTTGATCGCGCTAGGGAAATCGGCGCGGATGCCTTCACGCAAACCTGTGCGGAAATACTGCAAGGCCTCCTGGGTTTGATTGGATTGCAGGTAGAGTTTGCCCAACAAATTACAAATCTGGCAGTAAAAGTAAGGAAACCAGCCTTCGAGGGGAATTTCCTGGATGCGGCGCTGGGCAACCTGTGCGTAGTACATCGCAGAATCCCGCTGCCCCAGTTTCTCGAAGAGCTGCCCCAAACGCATGGGGCCAGCCGGGTAGCCTCTGTTGTCTAAGAATAGCTTCCTTTTCAGGCGGGCTTCGTATTCCTGGTATGATTGGCGGGCGTAATGGAGTGCGCGCTGCAGGTCACCCTGCGCTTCGTAATTGTTGGCCAAAAATGCCAGGGCCATACTGGCATCTTCCTTTTTTTTCTCAATATAACGCAGGGCCTCCTGGAGTAGGTGAATAGACTTTACGGGTTCCCCGGTCATAGCGTAACTATACCCAAGCGTGAGCAGGTCACCCAACAATCGATCTTCGTCCCCAATTGCTCTGGAAACGCGCATTGCCGCCCTAAAATCTGCTTGAGATTGTTTGGCGTCGACAAACTGGTTGGCCAAACCCCTTTGAAAGAGTAAATCACGCCGCGCGGTATCTGTTTTGGCTTGCTTCAGTTCACGGGTCAAACTGTCGAAGTGTATTGCTTGAGTGCTGTATTGAGCCAGCAAAGCAATTTGGAACAAACATAGATAAACCACTAAGTTCAGCTTTTTCATATCAGAGTTTCAAGGTGCAGGATAAAAAATAAGCCCTGGGCTGAATGCTACCCGTGTAATATACAACATCCGGGTTTGCCGCCCTTTTTTCGGGCGAAAAATTCTCGATGTCAAAGGTTTCAAAAGGTAAGCCGCTGGTCGTGGGGCCATTCCAATTCATCAACCCGAAGGTATTGAACAGGTTATTGATGCTGGCCTGAAACTGCACTTTGGGCGAAAGGGCATAACCCAGATTGAGGTCGAACTGGCTAAAGGCCGGCAAATAAAAGGTTTCACTGCTGTTGGCGGCGCGCCGACCCAGATAGTACCAATTGCAGTTGACATAAAGTTTGCCTGTAGTATACGTTGGAACGAGGTTCACTATCAGGGGCGGCGCCGCACTACTGATCTTTTTGTTGGAACGGTCGATCAGGGTATCATCGGCGGGGCCATCCTGGCGTATGTCATAAAACTGGTACCGATCGGCCGTAAACTGCTGGGTCATGGCGCTAGCCCGGATGCTCCAATGTTCGTTCAAGGTATAATTGCCCTCCAACTCCAGGCCAATGGCGTGGGTTTTGTTGTACAGCTTGGGCGTAGCGTAAAAGGTGGCCAATTGTCCCACATTGCGCCCGCGTCCAATTTGTGGGATTCGATCCAGCGCGCTGTAGAACGGCGTGATAAAAAGGTGATTGCGACCACTGGAGAGTTTTACCCCCAATTCCAACTGGATGGTGCGCTGGGCTTCGATTTCAAAAATGTCACTGTTGTCATAAAAAACATTGTAATCAGGCGTTTTGCTACCTTGAGAATAGCGGGCATAAAAAGCCACACTGGTGTTAAGCGTATAATTCAGCCCAGCTGAAAAAGCGAAAGTATTCAAAGGGCTGGAGTAGTTGAGGTTTTTCCCCAGGGGATAGGTATAGTTGTCATATATCGTGGTCGAATCGCTGTCCACACCCCCTTTGCTACGCACCAATTCAGTGCTGCGCACATTGGAACCTTCTACATAAAAATGCTCGTAGCGAAAGCCCCAGTCCAGGTTGAGTTGGGAGGAGACATCCCAGTTGTGGCCAAAGAAAAGTGCTGTTTGCCGGACTTTGGCTTTATTGAAAAATACCCCCCCATTGCCATAGCTGGCGAGCCCTTGTGCGTCGGTCACCTGATAGACAGGGGCATTGGGTACATCGGACGGGATATATTCTATACCCACAAACTGTGGCTGGTCTTCGATGGTGCCGAAGCCCTGTGCGGCAGGTGGGAGGATGTAATCTTGAAGTTGAGAGTTTGAATAAAAAAACCCAGCGGTAAAACTCATGTGCTCCAACTGTTTCTTGAGGGTAAATTGATTCATAAAATCCCGGATGTAACCGTCTTCGATGCCAGCGGGGTTGTAAAAGACCGAGTTGGGCTGCACTTCGGAGCCAGGCAGGTTCAGGTCAGCAATGAATTTAAAGGGAAAAAAAGGATTGCTGAAATCCAATTCTTGTTTGACGATGCCGTAGGATGCTTTGGTTTTGGTATTGTAAAATCTATAGGTGCCAAATTTGCCCAGAAGGTCGAAAATGGCGTAAAAGTAGAACTTGTCGACAGCGAAGGGAAAAACGATCAGCGGCGCGTTGGAAAGCAATGATTTTTCAGAATAACGCAGGTTGTTTTGCAGTTTCCAGCCTTTGCCAAAGCGGTGTTCCCAATTTAGTCCAGGTGCAATTTCGCGGTAGTGATTCAGGTTACGCGTGTCGTATTCTACCCCACGTAGACCGAGCACGGAAGTCGGATAGCTGAATTTCAGCAGAGGGTTGAGTGTCGAAGAACTGTTGGTAAAGTTGCCTGCCGGGCGTGGATTTTCAAAATCGACAGTG includes these proteins:
- a CDS encoding sensor histidine kinase encodes the protein MLLNLINNAFYAVAERSRSTVQQRASVGVTSSHADTMYQPTITVSTQKIDRQILIKVKDNGSGIPEAIKDKIFQPFFTTKPTGQGTGLGLSLAYDIISKGHGGTLSVETIEGEGTTFVITLMFVH
- a CDS encoding tetratricopeptide repeat protein, with product MKKIIFLKLLFVLITVNVYSQSHTLDSLQKVLITQKEDTNKINTLNEIRIYYSKKNDGKKALQYAKEALALSEKIGFNKGRIRGYWNVGNIYYTQSNQSEYIKYLSAGLQLSIKIKDRRNAALFSRNLAIVYADKIGNSAEALKLNFISLKQFEALNDKAEIAQAYNNIGFINANQKNYPEALQNYQLSLKVREEIDEKWGIAQSFINIGDIYLRLGNFDLAFKNTFKGLELFKRPDLKLPRWGLPFAYLSLANIYLKKGDAINKEKGTEAAEGSYTDALNHYLLAQRSYNSINNKAVANSLLIEIGNTYLKLNKIHLADSLLRQGLKYLEETDGYLEEKRDGYLYISSVNSKMGNWKDAFTHYHQYIIYRDSFFNEENTKKLTAFQMQFDFDEKEALAKAKQAEEVANLKANSLKAELMLLSETQKLRQKNAENEYKRRNLEQQNTQNQLQRKIEAQQFQQEKLRTESKNRFRMYTLISALGIFLLVALMLFLNNRSKQKANTLLQNQKEEINAQKIILEQTLTTLKSTQAQLIQSEKLASLGELTAGIAHEIQNPLNFVNNFSELSAELAQELKEEVEKPESDKALIIDLANDLASNQQKINHHGQRASSIVKGMLEHSRTNTGVKEPTDLNALADEYLRLSYHGLRAKDSTFNATLETHTLIQICRWFPSFRKTSGGCC
- a CDS encoding tetratricopeptide repeat protein is translated as MMRKKKAEPKRQTLITTIDGLNEKAWKLRVADSTQAFELSSEALRLSEKIQYQKGKAEGLRTFGFCHIRIAQYQEALSLLNQAYQLFVSFKDIRNQAVIHEYYGIIYRSFGNYAASLEELYKALTLSREANFQEEETLSLYHLSITYKYLGDLNNALEHALQGLPIARAIQEIMPESYHLNCIGGVYAEMGRFEEALDYYQQSLVLRQTIGDLWGVAGCYDNLGNIYLQQGKYQEALDHCLQSLAITEKTGDQKGRGNTLFNTGRIYAEWQDYANALHYLQRSLQIREAVGDKKGRAEIYCFLGALYEGSAFAQANLQQSLECLQQALTLAEEIQAKDILYKIHHNLSKTYKHAGDLALALLHYEKYAELEKEVNNETVQQRILNMQITHQVAQSQKESEIFRLKNVELAQLVEEVNQQKAQIEQALEHLKATQAQLIQSEKLASLGELTAGIAHEIQNPLNFVNNFSELNTELIDELTEELEQGNKDDAITIAKNIKGNEQKIAHHGQRASSIVKGMLEHSRTNTGVKEPTDLNALADEYLRLAYHGLRAKDNSFNATMETHFDPDLPLVSVIPQDIGRVLLNLINNAFYAVAERSRSTVQQRASVGVTSSHADTMYQPTITVSTQKIDRQILIKVKDNGNGIPEAIKDKIFQPFFTTKPTGQGTGLGLSLSYDIVVKGHGGTLEVESAQSQSTEFLIKFPI
- a CDS encoding VOC family protein; the protein is MPINIQTPGIHHIALRCTDLERSKAFYHGTLGFPIALEVPNLFIFVAGGTFIGVRGPAEEEGAKVFSPFNVGIDHLALGCTDEGELQRVAKALSEANVENTGVKFDATLGKNYVAFKDPDRIAWEYYMV
- a CDS encoding ATP-binding protein, yielding MKKLNLVVYLCLFQIALLAQYSTQAIHFDSLTRELKQAKTDTARRDLLFQRGLANQFVDAKQSQADFRAAMRVSRAIGDEDRLLGDLLTLGYSYAMTGEPVKSIHLLQEALRYIEKKKEDASMALAFLANNYEAQGDLQRALHYARQSYQEYEARLKRKLFLDNRGYPAGPMRLGQLFEKLGQRDSAMYYAQVAQRRIQEIPLEGWFPYFYCQICNLLGKLYLQSNQTQEALQYFRTGLREGIRADFPSAINESKLSLAKYYAQVNRLDSAIHHATEAYLGASKIRGFEVMQAAANSLRKTYEQQGNYAKALYYNDLSVAARDSVSGAEKVREVQNLTFKEEQRQQKILQEIETKRIAYQNRVKMYSLLGVLLGALLLAFILYRNNQHKQRANALLQAQKEEIDSQKTQLQSSLETLKSTQAQLIQSEKLASLGELTAGIAHEIQNPLNFVNNFSELSAELAQELKEEVEKIELDKALIIDLANDLASNQEKINHHGQRASAIVKGMLEHSRTSTGVKEPTDLNALADEYLRLAYHGLRAKDSSFNATLETHFDPDLPLVSVVPPDIGRVLLNLINNAFYTVQQRASVGVTSSHADTVYQPTVTISTQKIDNQILIKVKDNGNGIPEAIRDKIFQPFFTTKPTGQGTGLGLSLAYDIVTKGHGGTLKAQSTENEGTEFILSLPVLV
- a CDS encoding TonB-dependent receptor; translation: MKKRLTHLLGLFLLLSAFAPVFSQTNYLRGTIKDTKNVPLAGVSVQIKGTQTGTYTDPNGAFSLSIRAEKSLTLVVTSIGFFRKEVVVTINTEGETEVVINLEEEVQILDEMIVTGVFDSRKRIESSIAITTLDTRVLDRMVPNSATELLRQVPGVFTNTSRGEIFNSVVVRGMILGGNYNYVSMQEDGLPTVPAQGQFAPDGFLRADISLARLEAVRGGTASILGVNAPGGIFNYITQTGGSSFVGEVRSRVGLEGNGRNPYYRLEAGFGGPLSKNNPSLTYYIGGHYRHANGAKYPGYPLSRGGQLKGNLLKKYKNGQIQFNLKYLDDRTVQFELTPTVDFENPRPAGNFTNSSSTLNPLLKFSYPTSVLGLRGVEYDTRNLNHYREIAPGLNWEHRFGKGWKLQNNLRYSEKSLLSNAPLIVFPFAVDKFYFYAIFDLLGKFGTYRFYNTKTKASYGIVKQELDFSNPFFPFKFIADLNLPGSEVQPNSVFYNPAGIEDGYIRDFMNQFTLKKQLEHMSFTAGFFYSNSQLQDYILPPAAQGFGTIEDQPQFVGIEYIPSDVPNAPVYQVTDAQGLASYGNGGVFFNKAKVRQTALFFGHNWDVSSQLNLDWGFRYEHFYVEGSNVRSTELVRSKGGVDSDSTTIYDNYTYPLGKNLNYSSPLNTFAFSAGLNYTLNTSVAFYARYSQGSKTPDYNVFYDNSDIFEIEAQRTIQLELGVKLSSGRNHLFITPFYSALDRIPQIGRGRNVGQLATFYATPKLYNKTHAIGLELEGNYTLNEHWSIRASAMTQQFTADRYQFYDIRQDGPADDTLIDRSNKKISSAAPPLIVNLVPTYTTGKLYVNCNWYYLGRRAANSSETFYLPAFSQFDLNLGYALSPKVQFQASINNLFNTFGLMNWNGPTTSGLPFETFDIENFSPEKRAANPDVVYYTGSIQPRAYFLSCTLKL